Sequence from the Mycobacteriales bacterium genome:
GCGCTCCGCCCGCTGCTGGCCGACTACGTGCTGTCGATGCCGCGCGGGGCCACCGTGATCTATCCGAAAGACGCGGCGCAGATCGTCGGGTTGGCGGACATCTTCCCCGGCGCGCGGGTGATCGAGGCGGGCGCAGGGTCGGGCGCGCTGTCCTGCAGCTTGTTGCGTGCGGTCGGCGCAGAGGGATCGGTGACGTCCTACGAACGACGGGCCGAGTTCGCAGCGGTTGCCCACGCAAACGTGGAGCGGTTCTTCGGCGTCCTGCCCACTACCTGGCGGCTCGAGGTCGGTGATCTGGCCGACGCTGAGGTGGAGGATGAGGCAGATCGGGTGGTCCTCGACATGCTCGCGCCCTGGGAGGTGCTCGATGTCGCGGCTCGGGCGCTACGGGCGGGTGGCGTGCTGTGCGGCTACGTCGCCACCGTCACGCAGCTGTCCAGGATCGTCGAGGCGATCCGGGCGCACGGGGGCTTCGCCGAGCCGGCCTCCTGGGAGTCGATGGTGCGTGGCTGGCACGTCGACGGACTGGCGGTACGCCCGGAACACCGGATGATCGGGCACACCGGTTTCCTCGTCACGGCGCGCCGGCTGGCGCCCGGAGTCGTGGCGCCGCCGCGGCGGCGCCGGCCGGCGAAGGGCGCACACGCGGACGGCGAGTAGGCGCACAATGTCCTGTCTCGTGAGCATAAGCCGCTATAGGCTCACTCAATGACCGACCCGAATCGGCCGAGGAGGTGTATGTGCCGCACGAGGATGCTGAGGCACGCGCCGCCCGTCTCGAGAAGGAAGCGCAGGACCTCAGCAACCAGGTGAACTTCCTCGAAGAGGAAGTCGGTACCTTGCGCCGTCGACTCGCGGACTCGCCACGCCACCTCCGCAGCCTCGAGGAGCGGCTGTCCGAGGCACAGGCCAGCCTCGCGGGTGTCAGCAGCCAGAACGACCGCCTGGTCGCCACGCTCAAGGAAGCGCGCGAGCAGATCATCGCGCTCAAGGAAGAGGTCGACCGGCTGGCCCAACCACCGTCCGGCTACGGCTACTACATCGGCGCGCACGAGGACGGCACCGTCGACATCTTCACCGGTGGCCGCAAGCTGCGGGTGTCGGTGTCACCGTCGATCGACGCCGACGAGCTCCGCCGCGGCCAGGAAGTCATGCTCAACGAAGCGCTCAACATCGTCGAGGCGATGAGCT
This genomic interval carries:
- a CDS encoding tRNA (adenine-N1)-methyltransferase, yielding MTTTPGRGRGPFAVGDLVQLTDPKGRMHTVELVAGKDFHTHRGQIHHDDLIGAPEGSVVTSTGGTPYLALRPLLADYVLSMPRGATVIYPKDAAQIVGLADIFPGARVIEAGAGSGALSCSLLRAVGAEGSVTSYERRAEFAAVAHANVERFFGVLPTTWRLEVGDLADAEVEDEADRVVLDMLAPWEVLDVAARALRAGGVLCGYVATVTQLSRIVEAIRAHGGFAEPASWESMVRGWHVDGLAVRPEHRMIGHTGFLVTARRLAPGVVAPPRRRRPAKGAHADGE